A region from the Polaribacter sp. Hel1_33_78 genome encodes:
- a CDS encoding carboxy terminal-processing peptidase, protein MKIKIKFSIAFLALALLVNSFAINASNKNNVADPEKDKVLIYVLKNILTRGHFVVKDMNDDFSEQVFNSFVDGLDPSKRYFTQEDLKEFSQYKYEIDNQLLQDDLTFYKLVYNRFLTKIKNAKSYYGALLEEPFNFNNNETIDLNYEEIPFAKNDNELVDYWRKQLKLQTLGRVQEEAELQKEKVKKDKKFKVKSLATLEKEARTEVLKNMDELYIKIEELEHEDWFSTFLNSVVGAFDPHTTYMAPRTKERFDQSMSGKLEGIGARLQKKGIYTHIFELVSGGPAWKQGDLEAGDIILKVAQGVNEPLDIVGMRLDDAIKFIKGKKGTEVRLTVKKKLDGSIKVISIIRDVVQLDETFVKSSIVEKNGKKYAVIDLPSFYIDFQDQASRDSAKDMEKEIERLKAENVTGLIVDLRNNGGGSLKTAIEISGLFIDKGPIVQVKYRGENPIIKNDIDPQIQWEGSLVILVNEFSASASEIFAAAMQDYKRAVILGGNQTYGKGTVQNILPINQFYPNYEEDLGYLKMTIQKFYRVNGGSTQKEGVYSDIAMPSRYSYMKVGERDLEGALAWDKVPQAKYSQTNSYANFADVVYSSKQRIASNTNFKLVNKYAKWLKKNQKENSYSLNYKKFYKESEEKEKEANKFKSVFDYKSNLTYFSPKYEQSLFKDNKDLADKRMAWHKNLSKDIYISEALNVLSELKLKNKVEIVQH, encoded by the coding sequence ATGAAAATTAAAATTAAGTTTAGTATTGCATTTTTAGCACTGGCTTTATTAGTAAACAGTTTTGCAATAAATGCATCTAATAAAAATAACGTTGCTGATCCTGAAAAAGATAAGGTGCTAATTTATGTATTAAAAAACATTTTAACGCGAGGTCATTTTGTGGTGAAAGACATGAATGATGATTTTTCTGAACAAGTTTTCAACTCTTTTGTAGATGGTTTAGACCCTAGTAAACGTTATTTTACACAAGAAGATCTTAAAGAATTCTCTCAATATAAATATGAAATTGACAATCAATTACTGCAAGACGATTTAACTTTTTACAAATTGGTGTATAATCGATTCTTAACTAAAATTAAGAATGCTAAATCTTATTACGGAGCTTTACTTGAAGAACCTTTTAACTTTAATAATAATGAAACGATTGATTTAAATTATGAAGAAATTCCATTTGCAAAAAACGATAATGAATTAGTTGATTACTGGAGAAAACAATTGAAATTACAAACACTAGGTAGAGTTCAAGAAGAAGCAGAACTTCAGAAAGAAAAAGTAAAAAAAGACAAAAAATTCAAAGTGAAATCGCTTGCTACTTTAGAAAAAGAAGCAAGAACAGAAGTTCTAAAAAACATGGATGAATTGTACATTAAAATTGAAGAATTAGAGCACGAAGATTGGTTTTCTACTTTCTTAAACTCTGTGGTTGGTGCGTTTGATCCACATACCACTTATATGGCTCCAAGAACTAAGGAGCGTTTTGATCAAAGTATGTCTGGGAAGTTAGAAGGCATTGGAGCTCGTTTGCAGAAAAAAGGAATTTATACACATATTTTTGAATTGGTTTCTGGAGGTCCTGCTTGGAAACAAGGAGATTTAGAAGCCGGTGATATTATTTTAAAAGTTGCACAGGGAGTCAATGAACCTCTAGACATTGTTGGCATGCGTTTAGATGATGCCATAAAGTTTATTAAAGGGAAAAAAGGAACTGAAGTGCGATTAACGGTCAAGAAAAAACTAGATGGTTCTATAAAGGTAATATCAATTATAAGAGATGTTGTTCAATTAGATGAAACCTTTGTAAAATCTAGCATTGTAGAGAAAAACGGTAAGAAATATGCAGTCATAGATTTGCCAAGCTTTTATATTGATTTTCAAGACCAAGCTTCTAGAGATTCAGCGAAAGACATGGAAAAAGAAATTGAGCGGTTGAAAGCGGAAAACGTTACTGGTTTAATCGTTGATTTGAGAAATAATGGTGGTGGATCTTTAAAAACTGCCATAGAAATTTCAGGATTATTTATTGATAAAGGCCCTATTGTACAAGTAAAATACAGAGGAGAAAATCCAATTATAAAAAATGATATAGATCCGCAAATTCAATGGGAAGGCTCTTTGGTTATTTTAGTGAATGAATTTTCTGCTTCCGCTTCAGAAATTTTTGCTGCTGCAATGCAAGATTATAAAAGAGCTGTTATTTTAGGAGGAAATCAAACGTATGGAAAAGGAACTGTACAAAACATTTTACCTATCAATCAATTCTATCCAAATTACGAAGAAGATTTAGGATATTTAAAAATGACTATCCAAAAATTCTATAGAGTAAATGGCGGGTCAACCCAAAAAGAAGGCGTTTATTCAGATATTGCAATGCCAAGCAGGTATAGCTATATGAAAGTAGGTGAGCGTGATTTAGAAGGTGCTTTGGCTTGGGATAAAGTGCCACAAGCAAAGTATTCTCAAACAAATTCGTACGCTAATTTTGCAGATGTTGTTTATAGTAGCAAACAAAGAATTGCTTCTAACACCAATTTTAAGTTAGTAAATAAGTACGCAAAATGGCTCAAAAAAAATCAAAAAGAAAATTCTTATTCTTTAAACTATAAAAAGTTTTATAAGGAAAGTGAAGAAAAAGAAAAAGAAGCTAACAAATTTAAATCTGTTTTCGATTACAAATCGAATCTTACCTATTTTTCTCCAAAATATGAGCAATCATTATTTAAAGACAATAAAGATTTAGCTGATAAAAGAATGGCATGGCATAAAAACTTATCAAAAGACATTTACATCTCTGAAGCTTTAAATGTTTTAAGCGAATTAAAGCTAAAAAATAAAGTAGAAATCGTTCAACATTAA
- a CDS encoding peptide MFS transporter, which produces MSTTVTSKEFSLLNHKPALFVLFFTEMWERFSYYGMRAIFVLFLTASFSDGGWEWTRERAIGLLTIYTSSVYLTPLIGGIIADKFLGYQKAVALGALAMTFGHLAMSLETEITLYIGISLLIIGNGLFKPNVTSIVSGLYDKYPERKDGAFTIFYMGVNAGGFLGVLLCGFLASNLSYSWGFGLAGIFMFLGTLQFWFGREIFESIGVTPSKKVDISNATTDAEITEEQVPENIQRDRYIVVAILAFFTVFFWAAFEQASGSMNIFARDYTQRALTGNSALIFKIVDVLVSTVPLLIISWVLLKLFGQTFKKISLSNIVLGISFLSIWGIVIWKLNVIIPQENTEIEASWFLILNSLFIIFLAPLFSKWWESKFNPSAAVKFGIGMILLGVGFGALAYGSSGIEQGAKTASVSLIWLVLAYLLHTMGELCVSPVGLSYVSKLVPAKKIGMMFGIWYLVNFLGNLIAGLVGSSIDTIVAKYSMSHFFLIFTVIPGVVGLIFLVLNPLIKKLMHGIR; this is translated from the coding sequence ATGAGCACAACAGTTACTTCAAAAGAATTTAGTTTATTAAATCATAAACCTGCACTTTTTGTTTTGTTTTTCACAGAAATGTGGGAACGTTTTTCTTATTACGGAATGCGTGCCATTTTTGTATTATTCTTAACAGCTTCATTCTCTGATGGTGGCTGGGAATGGACCAGAGAAAGAGCCATTGGTCTTCTAACTATTTATACTAGCTCTGTTTATTTAACACCGTTAATAGGGGGTATAATTGCTGATAAATTCTTAGGGTATCAAAAAGCTGTGGCTCTAGGTGCTTTGGCAATGACATTTGGGCATCTTGCTATGTCTTTAGAAACAGAAATTACTTTATATATTGGTATAAGTCTACTAATTATAGGAAATGGATTGTTTAAACCGAATGTTACTTCTATCGTTAGTGGTTTGTATGATAAATATCCTGAACGTAAGGACGGCGCTTTTACTATTTTCTATATGGGTGTAAATGCTGGTGGATTCCTAGGTGTTCTCTTATGTGGATTTTTAGCAAGCAACCTAAGTTATTCTTGGGGCTTTGGTTTGGCTGGTATTTTTATGTTTTTAGGAACTTTACAATTTTGGTTTGGTAGAGAAATCTTTGAAAGTATTGGAGTAACTCCTTCCAAAAAAGTCGATATTTCTAATGCAACTACTGATGCTGAAATCACTGAAGAACAAGTTCCCGAAAATATTCAAAGAGATAGATATATTGTGGTTGCTATTTTGGCTTTCTTTACAGTTTTCTTTTGGGCTGCTTTTGAACAAGCAAGTGGTTCTATGAATATTTTTGCAAGAGATTATACTCAAAGGGCATTAACCGGAAACTCAGCGCTAATATTTAAAATTGTAGATGTATTAGTTTCCACAGTTCCATTGCTTATTATTTCTTGGGTTTTATTAAAGTTATTTGGACAAACATTTAAAAAAATATCTTTATCAAACATTGTATTAGGAATTAGTTTTTTAAGTATTTGGGGTATTGTAATTTGGAAACTTAATGTAATTATTCCTCAAGAAAACACAGAAATTGAAGCTTCTTGGTTTTTAATTTTAAACTCGTTATTTATCATCTTTTTAGCGCCATTATTTTCTAAATGGTGGGAAAGTAAATTCAATCCTTCTGCAGCTGTCAAGTTCGGAATTGGAATGATTCTTTTAGGAGTTGGTTTTGGAGCTTTAGCTTATGGATCTAGTGGTATTGAACAAGGAGCTAAAACAGCTTCTGTAAGTTTAATATGGTTAGTTTTGGCATATTTATTGCACACAATGGGAGAATTGTGTGTGTCGCCAGTTGGGTTATCTTATGTATCAAAATTAGTTCCAGCGAAAAAGATAGGGATGATGTTTGGTATTTGGTATTTAGTTAACTTTTTAGGAAACCTAATCGCTGGTTTAGTAGGAAGTTCTATCGATACAATAGTTGCTAAATATTCGATGTCTCATTTCTTTTTAATATTCACTGTTATTCCTGGAGTAGTCGGTTTAATCTTTTTAGTATTAAATCCACTAATCAAAAAACTAATGCATGGAATTCGATAA
- the lpxB gene encoding lipid-A-disaccharide synthase, whose protein sequence is MKYYIIAGEASGDLHGANLMKALFKEDTNADIRFWGGDLMQKVGGTLVSHFKERAFMGFFEVLKNLTKVLGFIKLCKGDIAQYQPDVIIFIDNSGFNLRVAKWAKRHGFKTNYYISPQVWASRAGRIKDIKRDVDKMFVILPFEQAFYKKHEYEVAFVGHPLIDAIADRKQVDAHQFRTAHNLGDKRIIALLPGSRKQEITKMLSVMLSLVTDFSEYEFVIAGAPSQDFSFYQQIIGDRKVSFINNKTYDLLSIANAAIVASGTATLETALFKVPQVVCYKGGNISYQIAKRIITLKFISLVNLIMDRELVTELIQNDFTKENLKRELSKILDKEHREKLFLSYFELEEKLGGKGASEKTAKLIIKNLKA, encoded by the coding sequence ATGAAATATTACATTATTGCAGGGGAAGCTTCAGGAGATTTACATGGTGCTAATTTAATGAAGGCATTGTTTAAAGAAGATACAAATGCCGACATTCGGTTTTGGGGTGGCGATTTAATGCAAAAAGTTGGCGGAACTTTAGTTAGTCATTTTAAAGAAAGAGCTTTTATGGGCTTTTTCGAAGTATTAAAAAACCTCACAAAAGTACTGGGTTTTATTAAACTTTGTAAAGGAGATATTGCTCAATACCAGCCAGATGTAATTATTTTCATCGACAATTCTGGCTTTAATTTAAGGGTGGCTAAATGGGCAAAAAGGCATGGTTTTAAAACCAATTATTATATTTCACCTCAAGTATGGGCAAGCAGAGCAGGCAGAATTAAAGACATTAAAAGAGATGTTGATAAAATGTTTGTGATTCTTCCTTTTGAGCAAGCGTTTTATAAAAAACACGAGTATGAGGTGGCTTTTGTTGGGCATCCTTTAATTGATGCAATTGCTGATAGAAAGCAAGTTGATGCACATCAATTTAGAACAGCACATAATCTAGGAGATAAGCGAATTATTGCTTTATTGCCAGGGAGTAGAAAGCAAGAAATTACAAAAATGTTGTCCGTAATGTTATCTTTAGTTACTGATTTTTCTGAATATGAATTTGTAATTGCGGGTGCTCCAAGTCAAGATTTTTCTTTTTATCAGCAAATAATTGGTGATAGGAAAGTGAGTTTTATCAACAATAAAACATACGATTTATTAAGTATTGCTAACGCGGCAATAGTAGCTTCTGGCACTGCAACTCTAGAAACTGCTTTGTTTAAAGTGCCTCAAGTAGTTTGTTACAAGGGAGGAAATATTTCATATCAAATTGCAAAAAGAATTATCACATTAAAGTTTATTTCTTTGGTTAATTTAATCATGGATAGAGAATTAGTGACGGAGTTAATCCAAAATGATTTTACAAAGGAAAATCTAAAAAGGGAGCTTTCTAAAATTTTAGACAAAGAGCATCGTGAAAAATTATTCTTATCATATTTTGAATTAGAGGAAAAACTAGGAGGAAAGGGCGCTTCAGAAAAAACAGCAAAATTGATTATTAAAAATTTAAAAGCATAA
- a CDS encoding C40 family peptidase has protein sequence MSIIFAVILSSCSSSKIAGTNNKKNASKADKIVRNALKFKGVKYKFGGTTKRGMDCSGVIYVAFGDENFQLPRISRDMAKRGRKISLSKTQKGDLLFFKTSNSRRSINHVGLIISKKKDQIRFIHATSSRGVIISSLLEKYWKKAFVKAIKVL, from the coding sequence TTGTCAATTATTTTTGCTGTTATTTTAAGCTCTTGTTCATCATCTAAAATAGCAGGAACAAACAATAAAAAGAATGCTTCAAAAGCAGATAAAATTGTTAGAAATGCGCTGAAATTTAAAGGTGTAAAATATAAATTTGGAGGCACCACCAAGAGAGGAATGGATTGTTCTGGGGTAATTTATGTGGCTTTTGGAGATGAGAATTTTCAGTTGCCAAGAATTTCGAGAGATATGGCAAAAAGAGGCCGTAAAATTTCTTTAAGTAAAACCCAAAAAGGCGATTTGTTGTTTTTTAAAACTAGTAACAGCAGAAGAAGTATTAACCATGTTGGTTTAATAATTTCTAAGAAAAAAGACCAAATTCGCTTTATTCATGCTACTAGTTCTAGAGGTGTCATTATTTCTTCATTATTAGAAAAATACTGGAAAAAAGCTTTTGTAAAAGCAATAAAAGTGCTTTAG
- a CDS encoding ComEC/Rec2 family competence protein: MKRLLNYLPFHFVVLLSLGIYSQFYDQFWKVGFLKIVILIAILLMFLVILNHKKISTTLSFLLFYLIGVSAVYFNNDVNYKDYYQNYAEKNSTIVLRVDKVLKSGLFNDKYEVEVVQIDSIKTRGKVLLNIQEDSLRELLEVDDLLYVKSVFQKVSPPLNPHQFNYKDYLAKQGIHQQLFLENKEFKRIGSHGFSIQGLSAKFRNHVRESLNNYQFKSDELAVINALLLGERKEISKQLIIDYSRAGTIHILAVSGLHVGIILLILTWFFKPLERLKRGKQFKTLLVVLFLWMFAFVAGLSASVVRAVTMFTFLAIGLSFQRKNVVEFSLISSMFFLLVLKPMFLFDVGFQLSYLAVFGIIWVQPKLYKIYQPKFKIVDKIWQLLTVSFAAQAGILPLSLYYFHQFPSLFWLSNLIIIPFLGGILIGGIVIISLALFGFLPQPLAAIYGFVITQMNNFVSWVSHQEQFLLKDISFSFLVMIASYLFIIFLIRFLIDKSPKKMIYFLISILIVQTVFVFERHQKKVKSEFIIFQKSRSSVLGIRAGEKLLVDHNLDSLEIEKSNLMASYRIGENVQQCFKAYNSSIFQFEKQHILLVDSLGVYQLNNLKNLSVVLQYSPKINMERLIKTMQPKLIIADGSNYKSDVNRWEIICNKQKTPFYYTGKNGAYVLRINRD, from the coding sequence ATGAAAAGGTTACTTAATTATTTACCCTTCCACTTTGTGGTACTCCTATCTTTAGGAATTTATTCGCAATTTTACGATCAATTTTGGAAAGTTGGATTTCTAAAAATAGTTATTTTAATTGCTATTCTTTTGATGTTTTTGGTGATTTTAAATCACAAGAAAATAAGTACTACTTTATCTTTTCTTTTGTTCTATTTGATAGGAGTCTCTGCGGTTTATTTTAATAATGATGTAAATTATAAAGACTACTATCAAAATTATGCAGAAAAGAATTCTACTATAGTTTTAAGAGTTGATAAAGTATTAAAATCTGGTCTTTTTAATGATAAATATGAAGTAGAAGTCGTACAGATTGATAGCATAAAAACTAGAGGTAAGGTACTGTTAAATATACAAGAAGATAGTTTAAGAGAACTGCTAGAAGTTGATGATTTGCTTTATGTGAAGTCAGTCTTTCAAAAAGTAAGTCCACCATTAAATCCACATCAATTTAACTACAAAGACTATTTAGCAAAACAAGGAATTCATCAACAGTTATTTTTAGAAAACAAGGAGTTTAAAAGAATCGGTTCACACGGTTTTTCTATACAAGGTCTTTCAGCAAAATTCAGAAACCATGTTCGAGAGTCACTGAATAATTATCAATTTAAATCAGATGAATTAGCGGTAATAAATGCGCTGTTGTTAGGGGAAAGAAAAGAAATTTCTAAACAATTAATTATCGATTATTCAAGAGCGGGAACCATTCATATTTTGGCAGTTTCTGGTTTGCATGTGGGTATTATTTTACTCATTTTAACGTGGTTTTTTAAGCCTTTAGAAAGACTAAAAAGAGGAAAACAATTCAAGACACTTTTAGTGGTTTTATTTCTCTGGATGTTCGCCTTTGTTGCGGGGCTTTCGGCATCCGTTGTGAGAGCAGTTACTATGTTTACTTTTTTAGCAATCGGGTTGTCTTTTCAACGGAAGAATGTAGTTGAATTTTCGTTAATTTCATCCATGTTTTTCTTGTTGGTTTTAAAACCTATGTTTTTGTTTGATGTAGGTTTTCAATTAAGTTATTTGGCTGTTTTCGGTATTATTTGGGTACAACCAAAACTGTATAAAATTTACCAACCAAAATTTAAGATAGTTGATAAAATTTGGCAATTACTAACAGTTTCTTTTGCCGCTCAAGCCGGAATTTTACCATTGAGTTTGTACTATTTTCATCAATTTCCAAGTTTGTTTTGGTTGTCTAATTTAATCATAATTCCTTTTTTAGGAGGTATTTTAATTGGTGGAATTGTAATTATTTCTCTTGCATTATTTGGTTTTTTACCACAGCCTTTAGCAGCTATTTACGGATTTGTAATTACTCAAATGAACAATTTTGTAAGTTGGGTTTCTCATCAAGAACAATTTTTATTGAAAGATATTTCATTTTCATTTTTGGTGATGATAGCTTCCTATCTTTTTATCATTTTTCTTATCCGTTTTCTGATTGATAAATCACCTAAAAAAATGATCTACTTTTTGATTTCAATACTTATAGTCCAAACTGTTTTTGTATTTGAAAGGCATCAAAAGAAAGTAAAATCTGAATTTATAATTTTTCAAAAAAGCAGAAGTTCTGTGTTAGGAATTAGGGCAGGTGAGAAGCTTTTAGTAGATCATAATTTAGATAGTTTAGAAATTGAAAAGTCTAATTTAATGGCTTCCTATAGAATTGGAGAAAATGTACAGCAGTGCTTTAAAGCTTATAATTCTTCTATTTTTCAGTTTGAGAAACAACATATTTTATTGGTAGATAGTTTGGGCGTTTATCAACTTAATAATTTGAAGAACCTTAGTGTAGTATTGCAGTATTCACCTAAAATAAATATGGAAAGGTTGATAAAAACGATGCAACCGAAACTAATTATTGCTGATGGTAGCAATTATAAAAGTGATGTAAATAGATGGGAGATTATTTGTAATAAACAAAAAACTCCATTTTACTATACAGGTAAAAATGGAGCTTATGTTTTACGAATAAACAGAGATTAA
- a CDS encoding peptide MFS transporter, producing the protein MSDTTMKLPHQKELFGHPSGLYVLFFTEMWERFSYYGMRAILVLYLVAKTQGENSGLGWTNGEALSLYGTYTMLVYVASIPGGWIADKFLGQKKSVLYGGILLVAGHSVLAIEEMWAFYSGLGLIIAGVGLLKPNISTMVGGLYKQGDIRRDKGFTIFYIGINVGAFLSSLIVGTVGEVYGWHYGFGLAGIGMAAGLIQYLFGQKYLKSVGNFLGASENRADKDLMNKPLTKIEKDRVVVLLLSFLLVIIFWGAFEQAGGLMNLYASDKTDRVLSFSLPFIGNEVPASWFQSLNAMFIIFLGTTVAGYWANRKLKGKISTSLFKMILGLIIMGTGFFFMTAAAAQYETNGASAMYWLVLAYLFHTVGELCISPVALSYITKLAPIKYASLMMGVYFAMTGFGNKLAGWLGEASENLGEFVIFTGIAILCVIFGFVVMLFRKRLEKLTHGAEDNEHIIHDETEGFELADN; encoded by the coding sequence ATGTCAGATACTACTATGAAATTACCACATCAAAAAGAGCTATTTGGGCATCCATCAGGCTTATATGTTTTATTTTTTACAGAAATGTGGGAACGCTTTTCTTATTATGGAATGCGAGCAATATTAGTGTTATACTTGGTAGCAAAAACTCAAGGTGAAAACTCAGGGCTAGGCTGGACCAATGGTGAAGCCTTATCTTTATATGGAACGTACACTATGTTAGTATATGTTGCTTCTATTCCTGGTGGCTGGATCGCAGATAAATTTCTTGGACAAAAGAAATCTGTACTCTATGGTGGAATACTTTTAGTTGCTGGACATAGTGTTTTGGCTATTGAAGAAATGTGGGCGTTTTATTCAGGATTAGGCCTAATTATTGCTGGTGTAGGCTTGTTAAAGCCAAATATTTCTACGATGGTTGGTGGGTTATACAAGCAAGGAGATATTAGAAGAGACAAAGGTTTTACAATTTTTTATATCGGAATTAATGTAGGTGCATTTCTATCCAGTTTAATCGTTGGTACCGTAGGAGAAGTTTATGGGTGGCATTATGGGTTTGGACTAGCCGGAATAGGAATGGCAGCAGGTTTAATTCAATATCTTTTTGGACAAAAATACTTAAAAAGCGTTGGTAACTTTCTTGGAGCCTCAGAGAATAGAGCTGATAAAGACCTAATGAACAAACCTTTAACTAAAATAGAAAAAGATAGAGTAGTTGTTTTATTACTTTCTTTTCTATTGGTTATTATATTTTGGGGAGCATTTGAACAAGCTGGAGGTTTGATGAACCTTTATGCATCAGATAAAACGGATAGAGTTTTATCTTTTTCTCTACCTTTTATAGGGAATGAAGTACCAGCATCTTGGTTTCAGTCCTTAAACGCGATGTTTATTATATTTTTAGGAACTACAGTAGCAGGATATTGGGCAAATAGAAAGTTAAAGGGGAAAATTTCTACATCCTTATTTAAAATGATACTAGGTCTAATTATCATGGGAACAGGATTCTTTTTTATGACGGCTGCTGCGGCACAATATGAAACCAATGGAGCTTCCGCGATGTATTGGTTAGTTTTAGCGTATTTGTTCCACACAGTTGGTGAGCTCTGTATTTCTCCAGTTGCTTTATCTTACATTACAAAACTAGCTCCTATAAAATACGCCTCTTTGATGATGGGTGTTTATTTTGCAATGACAGGCTTTGGTAATAAGCTAGCAGGATGGTTAGGTGAAGCTTCTGAGAATTTAGGTGAATTTGTGATTTTCACAGGAATTGCTATTTTGTGTGTTATTTTTGGTTTTGTGGTAATGTTATTCCGTAAGAGATTGGAGAAATTGACGCACGGTGCTGAAGACAATGAGCATATAATTCATGACGAAACAGAAGGTTTCGAGTTGGCAGACAACTAA
- a CDS encoding thioredoxin family protein, with protein sequence MKKIIFTLSIIAFTIHLKAQEINWISLNKALELQRKQPKKIMMDVYTNWCGPCKLLDKKTFQNEDVVAFVNKNYYAVKFNGEGNDSIHYKGNAYSNPNYDKTKANKRNSSHGFANYIGISAYPTIAFLNEEGDFIIPLKGFYGPQQLEFYLKMFLNDEHKELKSQEKFDAYYKTFKPVFKTD encoded by the coding sequence ATGAAAAAAATTATTTTTACGCTATCAATCATCGCTTTTACTATTCATCTAAAGGCACAAGAAATCAATTGGATTTCTTTAAACAAAGCTTTAGAGCTTCAGAGAAAGCAACCTAAAAAAATAATGATGGATGTTTACACCAATTGGTGCGGCCCTTGTAAGCTATTGGACAAAAAAACTTTCCAGAACGAAGATGTTGTCGCTTTTGTAAATAAAAATTATTACGCCGTTAAATTTAATGGTGAAGGAAATGATAGCATACATTATAAAGGAAACGCTTATAGCAATCCTAATTATGATAAAACAAAAGCAAACAAAAGAAATAGCTCACACGGATTTGCAAATTATATTGGAATAAGTGCGTATCCTACAATTGCTTTTTTAAATGAAGAAGGTGACTTTATAATTCCTTTAAAAGGTTTTTATGGACCACAACAATTAGAGTTCTATCTTAAAATGTTTTTAAACGATGAGCATAAAGAATTAAAAAGTCAAGAAAAATTTGACGCTTACTACAAGACTTTTAAACCAGTATTTAAAACAGATTAA
- the surE gene encoding 5'/3'-nucleotidase SurE — MQEKPLILITNDDGITAPGIRALIKIMNKIGEVVVVAPDSPQSGMGHAITVDNVLTCNPITIDDGPQLEYTCSGTPADCVKMAISEILNKKPDLCVSGINHGANSSINVIYSGTMSAAVEAGIEGIPAIGFSLLDFKWHADFKPAEEFVKNITLNTLLNGLPEGIVLNVNIPSLPAEEIKGTKICRQANGVWKENFDKRKSPFGKEYYWLSGEFINKDKGQDTDVYALENGYVSIVPVQFDMTAHHMIQKLNSWEL, encoded by the coding sequence ATGCAAGAAAAACCTTTAATTTTAATAACGAATGATGATGGAATTACGGCTCCTGGAATTAGAGCGCTCATCAAAATAATGAATAAAATTGGGGAAGTTGTTGTGGTTGCTCCTGACAGTCCACAAAGCGGAATGGGGCACGCAATTACGGTTGATAATGTATTAACTTGTAATCCTATTACGATTGATGACGGTCCACAGCTAGAATATACATGTTCGGGAACTCCTGCAGATTGTGTAAAAATGGCAATTAGTGAGATTCTGAATAAAAAACCAGATTTATGTGTTTCAGGCATAAACCATGGCGCAAATTCTTCTATAAATGTTATTTATTCAGGAACAATGAGTGCTGCTGTTGAAGCGGGAATAGAGGGGATTCCTGCCATTGGTTTTTCATTATTAGATTTTAAATGGCATGCAGATTTTAAACCTGCAGAAGAATTTGTTAAAAATATAACTTTAAATACCTTATTGAACGGTCTACCAGAAGGAATTGTTTTAAACGTAAACATTCCTAGTTTGCCAGCAGAGGAGATAAAAGGCACCAAAATTTGCAGGCAAGCAAATGGCGTTTGGAAAGAGAACTTTGACAAACGTAAGAGTCCATTTGGAAAAGAATATTATTGGCTTTCCGGCGAGTTTATTAATAAAGATAAAGGTCAAGATACAGACGTATATGCCCTAGAAAATGGATATGTTTCAATAGTTCCTGTTCAATTTGATATGACTGCGCATCATATGATTCAAAAATTAAACTCTTGGGAACTTTAA